In Curtobacterium sp. TC1, the following proteins share a genomic window:
- a CDS encoding class E sortase, whose amino-acid sequence MTAHDTIPSRRSARDDDGGRRSGRRSPRRRQTVGGAIVSLIAELLIIAGAGTGLYVVWTAWWTDVVAVNEQSKLVEGLDQLKTPDKAGTEHRGTAPVLAEPPDLSDVFGTMQIPRFGKDYNRPIGEGTDREKVLNTIGLGHYQDTAMPGAPGNFAVAGHRVTYGKPLNQIAELKKDDSVVVRVTDAKTKFDVWYVYKVTDSQIVTPDHIETIAPVPNKPGVDPSPSDRWLTLTACHPMWSAAERFVTHAKLDYWMPASEGTPKELSETAK is encoded by the coding sequence GTGACCGCACACGACACCATCCCGTCGCGCCGCAGTGCGCGGGACGACGACGGCGGCAGACGGTCCGGGCGCCGCTCCCCCCGGCGACGGCAGACGGTCGGCGGAGCGATCGTCTCGCTCATCGCCGAACTGCTCATCATCGCGGGTGCCGGCACCGGCCTGTACGTGGTCTGGACCGCCTGGTGGACGGACGTCGTGGCGGTCAACGAGCAGTCGAAGCTCGTCGAGGGGCTCGACCAGCTGAAGACCCCGGACAAGGCCGGCACCGAGCACCGTGGGACCGCACCCGTGCTGGCGGAGCCGCCGGATCTCTCCGACGTGTTCGGCACGATGCAGATCCCCCGCTTCGGCAAGGACTACAACCGGCCGATCGGCGAGGGGACCGACCGTGAGAAGGTCCTCAACACCATCGGGCTCGGGCACTACCAGGACACCGCGATGCCCGGAGCCCCCGGCAACTTCGCCGTCGCCGGGCACCGCGTGACCTACGGCAAGCCGCTCAACCAGATCGCCGAACTCAAGAAGGACGACTCCGTCGTCGTGCGGGTCACCGACGCGAAGACGAAGTTCGACGTCTGGTACGTCTACAAGGTCACCGACAGCCAGATCGTCACACCGGACCACATCGAGACGATCGCGCCGGTGCCGAACAAGCCCGGGGTCGACCCCTCGCCGTCGGACCGCTGGCTGACCCTCACCGCGTGCCACCCGATGTGGTCGGCGGCCGAACGGTTCGTCACGCACGCGAAGCTCGACTACTGGATGCCCGCGTCCGAGGGCACCCCGAAGGAACTCTCGGAGACCGCCAAGTGA
- a CDS encoding GNAT family acetyltransferase: MEYRIRPFRADDTEAVVALWESCGLVRPWNDPRRDIARKATVQPELFLVAEGETGGVVAAGMAGFDGHRGWVNYLAVQPDLQGSGLGRTLMAEFERLLTDLGCPKVNLQIRAGNERVLGFYESLGYSDDRTVSLGKRLIPDV, from the coding sequence ATGGAGTACCGGATCCGCCCGTTCCGCGCCGACGACACCGAAGCGGTCGTCGCCCTCTGGGAATCGTGCGGTCTCGTCCGCCCGTGGAACGACCCGCGCCGCGACATCGCGCGCAAGGCCACGGTCCAGCCCGAGCTCTTCCTGGTCGCCGAGGGCGAGACCGGCGGGGTCGTCGCCGCGGGGATGGCCGGTTTCGACGGGCACCGCGGCTGGGTGAACTACCTCGCCGTGCAGCCGGACCTGCAGGGGTCCGGTCTCGGCCGGACGCTGATGGCCGAGTTCGAGCGGCTCCTCACCGACCTCGGCTGCCCGAAGGTGAACCTGCAGATCCGTGCGGGCAACGAGCGGGTGCTCGGCTTCTACGAATCCCTCGGGTACTCCGACGACCGCACCGTGTCGCTCGGCAAGCGACTCATCCCCGACGTCTGA
- a CDS encoding EamA family transporter — translation MLTVLFGLSGAVVYGFADFLGGLASRRIRPVTVTAVAAAIGIAPLLLGLAVLGGSASWAGTLWGAVAGLSGGVGVLLLYAALAIGPMSVLSPLTAVFAAVVPVVVAVARGTVLSPLAVAAVVVAVVAVVLVAAVRDTSGARLTVRGVVAAAVAGCGFGGIVLAYDMTPPGAGIHPLVVARVLQTVLLGAAALVVTVRAGRGARSGGAADPAASADVAGSAVPPGRWWPPRLLLTVAACGVFDALANVCIQAGLHASDDPGALPVVSVLNALYPIGTVVLAGVVLHERLTAPQWVGIALAFTASVGLALA, via the coding sequence GTGCTCACCGTGCTGTTCGGCCTGTCCGGAGCCGTCGTCTACGGCTTCGCCGACTTCCTCGGCGGGCTCGCGTCGCGGCGCATCCGCCCGGTGACGGTCACCGCCGTCGCCGCGGCGATCGGGATCGCACCGCTCCTGCTCGGCCTGGCCGTGCTCGGTGGCTCGGCGTCGTGGGCGGGCACCCTCTGGGGTGCCGTCGCCGGACTGTCCGGCGGCGTCGGGGTCCTGTTGCTCTACGCCGCGTTGGCGATCGGCCCGATGAGCGTGCTGTCACCTCTGACCGCCGTGTTCGCCGCCGTCGTCCCGGTCGTGGTGGCCGTCGCCCGCGGGACCGTCCTGTCACCACTGGCCGTCGCCGCGGTGGTCGTGGCCGTCGTCGCGGTGGTGCTCGTCGCCGCGGTGCGGGACACCTCGGGTGCACGCCTCACCGTGCGCGGGGTCGTCGCCGCCGCGGTGGCCGGGTGCGGGTTCGGCGGCATCGTGCTCGCCTACGACATGACACCGCCCGGCGCGGGCATCCACCCGCTCGTGGTCGCGCGGGTGCTGCAGACGGTGCTGCTGGGCGCAGCGGCGCTCGTGGTGACGGTGCGTGCCGGGCGCGGGGCGCGGTCTGGAGGCGCGGCAGACCCCGCAGCGTCGGCCGACGTCGCGGGGTCTGCCGTGCCTCCAGGGCGCTGGTGGCCGCCGCGACTGCTGCTGACGGTCGCGGCCTGCGGCGTCTTCGACGCCCTGGCGAACGTGTGCATCCAGGCGGGGCTGCACGCGAGCGACGACCCGGGCGCCCTGCCCGTCGTGAGCGTGCTCAACGCGCTCTACCCGATCGGCACGGTCGTGCTGGCCGGGGTCGTGCTGCACGAGCGGCTGACCGCGCCGCAGTGGGTCGGCATCGCGCTCGCGTTCACCGCGTCGGTGGGCCTGGCCCTGGCGTGA
- a CDS encoding CPBP family intramembrane glutamic endopeptidase, whose translation MSVPYHRLPRVDARWRWWRPLVALAFLAGWYVASQVLITVAYFIPVAAVGGESGLYDLLEDLQRGALDPTDPLVLSLTLVSLVILLPGVLLAVKVARLGPGSILTSTRFRVRWAWTAWCLLPTLVIAAVMFVVQTGLFWDGGMITTDGGFAWNHAAIGQSTVSLGTLTLTIVLVVLLVPFQGAAEEFVFRGFLMQTIASWIPRRTGTVIAVAVSTVVFAVLHIPNGYNVWGILDVGSFGLIAAIIVLRTGGLEATVLQHAFNNIMIFVLQAPGWSRIDLASSDANGTLGGWLVTLGTSLAFWGMVELLAWWRKLDRTFAGHEAPRFRGTPPVWAGGKRWLGPAGTGWAVAPARADDVDATAVGRATVDSAVGVAGRP comes from the coding sequence GTGAGCGTTCCCTACCACCGCCTGCCCCGTGTCGACGCACGATGGAGGTGGTGGCGCCCGCTGGTCGCCCTCGCGTTCCTGGCGGGCTGGTACGTCGCGTCGCAGGTGCTCATCACCGTCGCCTACTTCATCCCGGTCGCTGCGGTTGGGGGCGAGTCCGGTCTGTACGACCTGCTCGAGGACCTGCAGCGCGGCGCGCTCGACCCGACGGATCCGCTGGTCCTGTCGCTGACCCTGGTGTCGTTGGTCATCCTGCTGCCCGGCGTCCTGCTGGCCGTCAAGGTCGCGCGCCTCGGGCCCGGCAGCATCCTCACCTCGACGCGGTTCCGGGTCCGGTGGGCCTGGACGGCGTGGTGTCTGCTGCCGACGCTGGTCATCGCGGCGGTCATGTTCGTGGTGCAGACCGGCCTGTTCTGGGACGGCGGGATGATCACGACCGACGGCGGCTTCGCGTGGAACCACGCCGCGATCGGGCAGTCGACGGTGTCGCTCGGCACCCTCACGCTCACGATCGTCCTGGTCGTGCTGCTCGTGCCGTTCCAGGGCGCGGCCGAGGAGTTCGTCTTCCGTGGCTTCCTCATGCAGACGATCGCCTCGTGGATCCCGCGGCGCACCGGCACGGTCATCGCCGTCGCGGTGTCGACCGTCGTCTTCGCGGTGCTGCACATCCCGAACGGCTACAACGTCTGGGGCATCCTCGACGTCGGGTCGTTCGGCCTGATCGCGGCGATCATCGTGCTCCGGACCGGGGGGCTCGAGGCCACCGTCCTGCAGCACGCCTTCAACAACATCATGATCTTCGTGCTGCAGGCGCCCGGGTGGTCGAGGATCGACCTGGCCTCCTCGGACGCGAACGGCACGCTCGGCGGCTGGCTCGTCACCCTCGGCACGTCGCTCGCGTTCTGGGGCATGGTCGAACTCCTGGCGTGGTGGCGGAAGCTCGATCGCACCTTCGCCGGACACGAGGCACCGCGGTTCCGCGGGACGCCGCCGGTCTGGGCGGGCGGCAAGCGCTGGCTCGGCCCGGCGGGCACGGGTTGGGCCGTCGCGCCGGCTCGTGCCGACGACGTCGACGCAACCGCTGTGGGCCGTGCCACTGTGGACAGTGCCGTGGGTGTCGCCGGTCGCCCGTAG
- the recQ gene encoding DNA helicase RecQ, with protein sequence MSTTPAPAAVSASRAAALDVLHRVWGYDDFRGEQAAIIDQVVAGGDALVLMPTGGGKSLCYQVPALVRDGVGVVVSPLIALMQDQVDALAANGVRAAFLNSTQGPDERSRVERAVVQGEVDMLYLAPERLRLESTRALLDRARVSLFAIDEAHCVAQWGHDFRPDYLELSILHERWPTVPRIALTATATPQTHKEISARLGLDDAAHFVADFDRPNIQYRIEPKTGALQQLLTFIRTEHSGDSGIVYCLSRKSVERTATALAEQGIQALPYHAGLDARVRARNQSTFLREDGIVMVATIAFGMGIDKPDVRFVAHLDLPKSVEGYYQETGRAGRDGLPSTAWLAYGLNDVVQQRRMIDQSEGDAAHRRQLSAHLDAMLSLCETIECRRVRLLAYFGQESTACGNCDTCIAPPESWDGTVPAQKLLSTVVRLERERGQRYGVAHLVDILVGKQSPRVQELQHESLATFGIGSDLSDGEWRAVARQLLAQGYAAVSGDGFGTVVLSPTSAEVLTGKVQVRMRRDPVKAPRASRSSRRTVVTDMPQQAVGLFEALRVWRAAQAREQGVPAYVVFNDATLRGIAAVRPADVDQLAEISGVGAAKLERYGRAVLDVVASEAD encoded by the coding sequence ATGAGCACCACGCCCGCGCCCGCCGCCGTGTCTGCTTCGCGAGCCGCAGCGCTCGACGTCCTGCACCGCGTGTGGGGCTACGACGACTTCCGCGGCGAGCAGGCGGCGATCATCGACCAGGTGGTCGCCGGCGGCGACGCCCTCGTGCTCATGCCCACCGGTGGCGGCAAGTCGCTCTGCTACCAGGTGCCCGCGCTGGTGCGCGACGGCGTCGGGGTCGTGGTGTCGCCGCTCATCGCCCTCATGCAGGACCAGGTCGACGCCCTCGCGGCGAACGGGGTCCGCGCCGCCTTCCTCAACTCGACGCAGGGGCCCGACGAACGGTCCCGGGTCGAGCGCGCGGTCGTCCAGGGCGAGGTCGACATGCTCTACCTCGCACCCGAGCGGCTCCGGCTCGAGTCCACCCGTGCGCTCCTCGACCGGGCGCGGGTCTCGCTGTTCGCCATCGACGAGGCGCACTGCGTCGCGCAGTGGGGCCACGACTTCCGGCCGGACTACCTCGAGCTGAGCATCCTGCACGAGCGCTGGCCGACCGTGCCCCGGATCGCCCTCACCGCCACGGCGACCCCGCAGACCCACAAGGAGATCTCGGCGCGGCTCGGCCTCGACGACGCCGCGCACTTCGTCGCCGACTTCGACCGCCCGAACATCCAGTACCGCATCGAACCGAAGACCGGTGCGCTGCAGCAGCTCCTCACCTTCATCCGCACCGAGCACAGCGGCGACTCGGGCATCGTCTACTGCCTGTCGCGCAAGTCGGTCGAGCGGACCGCCACCGCCCTGGCCGAACAGGGCATCCAGGCGCTGCCCTACCACGCGGGCCTCGACGCCCGGGTGCGGGCGCGCAACCAGTCGACCTTCCTGCGCGAGGACGGCATCGTCATGGTCGCGACGATCGCGTTCGGCATGGGCATCGACAAGCCCGACGTGCGGTTCGTGGCGCACCTCGACCTGCCGAAGTCGGTCGAGGGGTACTACCAGGAGACCGGTCGCGCCGGGCGCGACGGCCTGCCTTCGACCGCGTGGCTGGCGTACGGCCTGAACGACGTCGTGCAGCAACGACGGATGATCGACCAGTCCGAGGGCGACGCCGCACACCGTCGGCAGCTCAGCGCCCACCTCGACGCCATGCTCAGCCTGTGCGAGACGATCGAGTGCCGGCGAGTGCGACTGCTCGCGTACTTCGGGCAGGAGTCCACGGCCTGTGGCAACTGCGACACGTGCATCGCCCCACCCGAGTCGTGGGACGGCACCGTACCCGCGCAGAAGCTGCTGTCCACGGTCGTCCGGCTCGAGCGTGAGCGCGGCCAGCGGTACGGTGTCGCCCACCTCGTCGACATCCTGGTCGGCAAGCAGTCGCCCCGCGTCCAGGAGCTGCAGCACGAGTCCCTGGCGACCTTCGGTATCGGCTCCGACCTGTCCGACGGCGAGTGGCGGGCGGTGGCCCGACAGCTGCTCGCGCAGGGCTACGCCGCGGTGTCGGGCGACGGCTTCGGCACGGTCGTCCTCAGTCCGACGAGCGCCGAGGTCCTGACCGGCAAGGTCCAGGTCCGGATGCGTCGTGACCCGGTGAAGGCACCGCGGGCGAGCCGGTCATCCCGCCGGACCGTCGTCACCGACATGCCCCAGCAGGCGGTCGGACTGTTCGAGGCCCTCCGGGTCTGGCGTGCCGCGCAGGCGCGCGAGCAGGGCGTTCCGGCGTACGTCGTGTTCAACGACGCGACGCTCCGGGGCATCGCGGCGGTGCGCCCGGCAGACGTCGACCAGCTCGCCGAGATCTCCGGGGTCGGTGCCGCGAAGCTCGAGCGGTACGGCCGTGCGGTGCTCGACGTCGTGGCGTCCGAGGCCGACTGA
- a CDS encoding lysophospholipid acyltransferase family protein, producing the protein MPGSTKFATVLSRAVVTPLARMLWRPKIIGRRNVPKRGPVILASNHRSFIDSPAITLMAPRKVAFLAKQEYFTGTGFRGAVSRAFFGGIGAIGVERGAGAAAQQALDLGLARLHEGEAFAIYPEGTRSLDGRIYKGRTGVAWLALTSGAPVVPVALTGTQDVQPVGSKLPKLAKVTIEFGKPIDLSSFGEASSGRARRHATDAVMAAIQELSGQEPANTYNNPPATIVERVRRVLQPDDPTAAAVDPD; encoded by the coding sequence GTGCCCGGTTCGACCAAGTTCGCCACCGTGCTGAGCCGCGCAGTGGTGACCCCGCTCGCGCGGATGCTCTGGCGACCGAAGATCATCGGACGCCGCAACGTGCCGAAGCGCGGACCGGTCATCCTCGCGAGCAACCACCGCTCCTTCATCGACTCCCCGGCGATCACGCTGATGGCCCCGCGCAAGGTCGCCTTCCTCGCGAAGCAGGAGTACTTCACCGGGACGGGGTTCCGCGGGGCGGTGTCCCGGGCGTTCTTCGGCGGCATCGGTGCGATCGGCGTCGAACGTGGTGCGGGGGCCGCGGCGCAGCAGGCGCTCGACCTGGGGCTCGCGCGGTTGCACGAGGGCGAGGCCTTCGCGATCTACCCCGAGGGCACCCGGTCCCTGGACGGACGGATCTACAAGGGCCGCACAGGCGTGGCCTGGCTGGCCCTGACGAGCGGCGCCCCCGTGGTGCCCGTGGCGCTCACGGGTACGCAGGACGTGCAGCCCGTCGGCTCGAAGCTGCCGAAGCTCGCGAAGGTGACGATCGAGTTCGGCAAGCCGATCGACCTGTCGTCCTTCGGTGAGGCGTCGTCCGGACGCGCACGCCGGCACGCGACCGATGCGGTGATGGCGGCGATCCAGGAGCTCAGCGGGCAGGAGCCGGCGAACACCTACAACAACCCGCCCGCAACGATCGTCGAACGGGTCCGGCGTGTGCTCCAGCCGGACGACCCGACCGCGGCGGCCGTCGACCCAGACTGA
- a CDS encoding M23 family metallopeptidase, with protein MTVSPPVAPASTSFFRSSIRHTLPATATAAVTCLFVAVGSPQTAIASEPAARAPATAVQQFVADGSAQLSVDRDGFSVGQVAAAQVRAASVGAAAGVARPTVGAVPAAGGFGSRWVTGCAACSTNHQGVDFSAPIGTTVVATMPGTVISAGALGGYGNQVLLQHADGVQTRYGHLSAIGVQPGQAIAVGQPIGAVGNTGVSTGAHLHFEVIVGGVPIDPAVWLQARGVL; from the coding sequence GTGACGGTGTCCCCTCCCGTCGCCCCGGCTTCCACCTCCTTCTTCCGCAGTTCGATCCGACACACCCTGCCGGCGACCGCCACCGCCGCGGTGACGTGTCTCTTCGTCGCCGTCGGCTCCCCGCAGACCGCGATCGCATCGGAGCCGGCGGCGCGGGCCCCGGCGACCGCGGTGCAGCAGTTCGTCGCGGACGGGTCCGCCCAGCTCTCCGTCGACCGCGACGGCTTCTCGGTCGGCCAGGTCGCCGCCGCGCAGGTCCGAGCCGCGTCCGTCGGGGCAGCCGCCGGGGTCGCCCGCCCCACCGTCGGCGCGGTCCCGGCTGCCGGCGGCTTCGGCTCACGGTGGGTGACCGGGTGTGCGGCCTGCTCGACGAACCACCAGGGGGTCGACTTCTCGGCGCCCATCGGGACCACCGTCGTCGCCACGATGCCCGGAACCGTCATCTCGGCCGGCGCGCTCGGGGGGTACGGCAACCAGGTCCTGCTCCAGCACGCTGACGGTGTCCAGACCCGCTACGGGCACCTGTCGGCGATCGGCGTGCAGCCCGGCCAGGCGATCGCGGTCGGCCAGCCGATCGGCGCAGTCGGCAACACGGGTGTCTCGACGGGTGCGCACCTGCACTTCGAGGTCATCGTCGGCGGTGTCCCGATCGACCCTGCCGTGTGGCTGCAGGCGCGCGGGGTGCTCTGA
- a CDS encoding NAD(P)-dependent oxidoreductase: MTVLGTGAMGAGVAGSLLREGHQVTVWNRSADKAAPLGQRGATVATDPSAAVEHAEVVLLTLFDTDAVVDVLEQAAGDAPTDAVWVQASTIGVDGTATVVQLAAESGITLVEAMMLGTKAPAEQGKLTMLAAGPAADVDRVVPVLDAMGAKTVRAGERVGDGTALKLAANAWIASITAATGQSLALAAALGLDPQLFLDAIDGSASDSAYAHTKGASIIAGEFPAQFALDGLRKDIGLIADAARANGVSTTLLDALGRVYADASAAGHGGDDIAAVGTAF, encoded by the coding sequence GTGACGGTGTTGGGGACCGGGGCGATGGGTGCCGGCGTGGCGGGGTCGCTGCTGCGCGAGGGCCACCAGGTCACGGTCTGGAACCGGAGTGCCGACAAGGCCGCTCCCCTCGGTCAGCGTGGTGCGACGGTCGCCACGGATCCGAGCGCCGCCGTCGAGCACGCCGAGGTCGTCCTCCTGACCCTCTTCGACACCGACGCCGTGGTCGACGTGCTCGAACAGGCCGCCGGTGACGCGCCGACCGACGCCGTGTGGGTGCAGGCGTCCACGATCGGTGTCGACGGTACCGCCACCGTCGTGCAGCTCGCCGCGGAGTCCGGCATCACCCTGGTCGAGGCGATGATGCTCGGCACCAAGGCACCCGCGGAGCAGGGGAAGCTCACCATGCTGGCGGCGGGCCCCGCTGCCGACGTCGACCGCGTCGTCCCCGTGCTCGACGCGATGGGTGCGAAGACCGTCCGCGCCGGCGAGCGGGTCGGCGACGGGACCGCGCTCAAGCTCGCGGCCAACGCCTGGATCGCGTCCATCACCGCGGCCACGGGGCAGTCGCTCGCCCTCGCAGCGGCGCTCGGGCTCGACCCGCAGCTGTTCCTCGACGCGATCGACGGCAGCGCGAGCGACTCGGCCTACGCGCACACCAAGGGTGCGTCGATCATCGCGGGGGAGTTCCCGGCGCAGTTCGCACTCGACGGTCTGCGGAAGGACATCGGGCTCATCGCCGATGCCGCGCGGGCGAACGGGGTGTCCACGACGCTCCTCGACGCCCTGGGGCGCGTCTACGCCGACGCCAGTGCGGCCGGCCACGGCGGCGACGACATCGCGGCGGTCGGCACCGCCTTCTGA
- a CDS encoding MarR family winged helix-turn-helix transcriptional regulator, whose protein sequence is MTSEVLTSTAGFWYEDSPVTAVDVLNALRRYRTAESAAQRRAREALGIGENALLALRILIDAEQDGRTVNAKDLAERLEITAASTSALVDRLVRSGHVERHQDPIDRRGVILTATGTSMRHALRVIEELDARALEVTEHLPTDEMAVVVDFLDEMVRVVDDVDAGGRTARRA, encoded by the coding sequence ATGACGTCCGAGGTCCTGACCAGCACCGCGGGGTTCTGGTACGAGGACTCCCCGGTCACCGCCGTCGACGTCCTGAACGCCCTGCGTCGGTACCGCACCGCCGAGAGCGCCGCGCAGCGTCGTGCCCGCGAGGCCCTGGGCATCGGCGAGAACGCACTGCTCGCGCTGCGGATCCTCATCGACGCCGAGCAAGACGGCCGGACCGTCAACGCCAAGGACCTGGCCGAACGGCTCGAGATCACGGCGGCATCGACCTCGGCACTCGTCGACCGACTCGTCCGGAGCGGTCACGTCGAGCGACACCAGGACCCGATCGACCGCCGCGGCGTGATCCTCACCGCGACGGGGACCTCGATGCGCCACGCCCTGCGGGTCATCGAGGAGCTCGACGCCCGCGCGCTCGAGGTGACCGAGCACCTGCCGACCGACGAGATGGCGGTGGTGGTGGACTTCCTCGACGAGATGGTCCGCGTGGTCGACGACGTCGACGCCGGGGGCCGCACGGCTCGTCGCGCGTAG
- a CDS encoding alpha-E domain-containing protein produces MLSRLAGNVFHVGSAVERTDVVARLLDVYVARREPATVEEDRAVAADLRAVVGTAGPANDTDRAATIDALALDRHEPASIAAAVAVARDHARRAREVVSSELWDCLDVTRSRMPRKIAPGRAHEFLGWARERSALAIGVVEGDASRDEVWEFFTLGRSLTRVASTARLLASGLLEPDSVTSWTAALRACGAGEAFLRGRDHHPVPDDAAAFLLLDEHSPRSLRFTVRRAAECLADVAPSCVADEVAAFSAARDRLEAVPADSVLGVVGDAGHRLAAAADRVAAVLDERVFAVTQPAH; encoded by the coding sequence GTGCTGAGCCGACTCGCGGGGAACGTCTTCCACGTGGGGAGCGCGGTCGAGCGCACCGACGTGGTCGCCCGCCTGCTCGACGTCTACGTCGCACGCCGCGAACCCGCCACCGTCGAGGAGGACCGGGCCGTCGCTGCCGATCTCCGCGCGGTCGTGGGCACCGCCGGGCCGGCGAACGACACCGACCGGGCCGCGACGATCGACGCACTGGCGCTGGACCGGCACGAGCCGGCGTCCATCGCCGCCGCGGTCGCCGTCGCGCGTGACCACGCCCGTCGGGCTCGCGAGGTCGTCTCGAGCGAGCTCTGGGACTGCCTCGACGTGACCCGTTCGCGCATGCCGCGCAAGATCGCTCCGGGCCGGGCGCACGAGTTCCTCGGTTGGGCACGGGAACGCAGCGCCCTCGCCATCGGCGTGGTCGAGGGGGATGCCAGTCGCGACGAGGTCTGGGAGTTCTTCACCCTCGGCCGCTCCCTGACCCGGGTCGCCTCGACCGCCAGGCTGCTCGCGTCGGGGCTGCTCGAACCGGACTCGGTCACCTCGTGGACGGCGGCGCTCCGGGCGTGCGGCGCGGGCGAGGCCTTCCTGCGTGGCCGGGACCACCACCCGGTACCGGACGACGCCGCGGCGTTCCTGCTGCTGGACGAGCACAGTCCGCGGTCGCTCCGCTTCACGGTCCGACGGGCCGCCGAGTGCCTGGCCGACGTGGCACCGTCCTGCGTGGCCGACGAGGTCGCGGCGTTCTCCGCCGCCCGCGACCGGCTCGAGGCCGTCCCGGCGGACTCGGTCCTCGGCGTCGTGGGCGACGCCGGCCACCGACTCGCGGCTGCCGCGGACCGCGTCGCCGCGGTGCTCGACGAGCGCGTCTTCGCGGTGACCCAACCCGCGCACTGA
- a CDS encoding MFS transporter, which translates to MTAMFRSLAGRNYRIWFAGALVSNVGTWMQRTAQDWIVLTQLSDNDAVAVGITMALQFGPQLLLLPLTGLAADRFDRRKMLMLTQALMGLLGLGLGVMVLTHTATLLALYGFALALGIVAAFDTPIRQAFVSDVVQGENVANAVALNSASFNAARLIGPAVAGVLIAAIGSGWVFVINAGSFLAVLIALRFVDPAQLAERVHAGRGKGQIVAGFRYVRTRPDIIVVLCMIFVVGTFGVNFPIFTSTMARVEFHQGAGEFGLLNSVMAIGSVFGALMSARRDKPRMRTLVLAAGGFGLACTAAALAPTYWTFAFVLVFVGLAALTFMTTANALVQTTTTPAMRGRVMALYMAIFAGGTPIGAPIVGAIADAWGPRWAIAVGAASGFVALAIAIVWLVRFQRLRLRYDADTRLHLAVTHAIPVADTRASRAALRQELEREEAVADRSSAV; encoded by the coding sequence GTGACCGCCATGTTCCGCTCCCTCGCCGGACGCAACTACCGCATCTGGTTCGCCGGTGCCCTGGTGTCGAACGTCGGCACCTGGATGCAGCGCACCGCCCAGGACTGGATCGTCCTGACCCAGCTCTCCGACAACGACGCCGTCGCGGTGGGCATCACGATGGCGTTGCAGTTCGGCCCGCAGCTGCTACTCCTCCCCCTGACCGGCCTCGCCGCCGACCGCTTCGACCGCCGCAAGATGCTCATGCTCACGCAGGCGCTGATGGGCCTGTTGGGGCTCGGACTCGGCGTCATGGTCCTCACGCACACCGCGACGCTGCTCGCGTTGTACGGCTTCGCGCTCGCGCTCGGCATCGTCGCCGCGTTCGACACCCCGATCCGCCAGGCATTCGTCTCCGACGTGGTGCAGGGCGAGAACGTCGCCAACGCGGTGGCGCTCAACTCCGCCTCGTTCAACGCCGCGCGCCTGATCGGTCCCGCGGTCGCCGGCGTGCTCATCGCCGCCATCGGGTCGGGGTGGGTGTTCGTCATCAACGCCGGATCGTTCCTGGCGGTCCTCATCGCCCTGCGGTTCGTCGACCCCGCACAGCTGGCCGAGCGCGTGCACGCCGGCCGCGGCAAGGGGCAGATCGTCGCCGGCTTCCGGTACGTGCGGACCCGGCCGGACATCATCGTCGTGCTCTGCATGATCTTCGTGGTCGGCACGTTCGGCGTGAACTTCCCGATCTTCACCTCGACGATGGCCCGCGTCGAGTTCCACCAGGGCGCCGGCGAGTTCGGTCTGCTCAACTCGGTGATGGCGATCGGGTCGGTGTTCGGCGCCCTGATGTCCGCCCGCCGGGACAAGCCGCGGATGCGCACCCTGGTCCTCGCCGCCGGCGGCTTCGGCCTCGCCTGCACCGCCGCCGCCCTCGCACCCACGTACTGGACCTTCGCGTTCGTCCTGGTCTTCGTCGGACTCGCGGCACTGACCTTCATGACCACCGCGAACGCCCTGGTCCAGACCACCACGACACCCGCGATGCGCGGCCGCGTGATGGCGCTCTACATGGCGATCTTCGCCGGCGGAACCCCGATCGGCGCCCCGATCGTCGGCGCCATCGCCGATGCGTGGGGTCCTCGCTGGGCCATCGCGGTCGGGGCGGCGTCCGGCTTCGTCGCACTCGCCATCGCGATCGTCTGGCTCGTCCGGTTCCAGCGCCTGCGACTCCGGTACGACGCTGACACCCGCCTGCACCTCGCGGTCACGCACGCGATCCCGGTGGCGGACACACGCGCCTCGCGCGCGGCGCTCCGCCAGGAGCTCGAACGCGAAGAGGCGGTCGCCGACCGCTCCAGCGCCGTCTGA